From the genome of Variovorax sp. RA8, one region includes:
- a CDS encoding molybdopterin cofactor-binding domain-containing protein, with amino-acid sequence MSVSPATDATVRPHLGRPAQRVEDRALLTGRGRYGDDAPVRADTLHAAVLRSPHAHARLLAVRTARAEALPGVRAVLTGADVQRWSKPFIVGVKAPMDLWALAVDKVRYVGEPLAVVVAESRYLAEDALELIEAEYETLPVVVDIESAAADGAPVLHERVGSNVVSDRSFCYGDPDAAFAAAPHRVALTVNFPRNSCTPIETAVVIAEFVSEQDGYDIQSNFMGPFSLHTVMAMALKVPGNRLRHRTFADSGGSFGVKQAVMAPAVLMCLAARKAGAPVKWVEDRLEHLTAATSATGRLCHAEAAVEADGRIVALSLDQFDDCGGYLRAPEPATFYRMHGCLTGAYAIEHLRVRNRVVLTNKTPTGLVRGFGGPQVYYALERLVQRVSVELGLDPLDVYRRNFIAADAFPYRAAAGALLDSGDYQAALALAVRDGGIAELRQRQDAARAEGRLYGIGFAAIVEPSISNMGYITTALPREQRAKAGPKNGGIATATVGIDPLGGLNVVVASSPAGQGHRTVCAQVAADVFGVDPSDVSVNVEFDTQKDAWSVAAGNYSSRFAGAVAGALHLACTRLRDKLAGIAAASLGCAASDVVFAGGKVYAGAAPERSLPFTRFAASPHWAPGLLPAGTDPGLRETAFWTPPQLTAPDDDDRVNTSAAYGFAFDVCAVEVDHNTGRVRIDRYVTTHDAGTLLNPALADGQIRGAFAQGLGAALMEEFRYGADGSFQSGTFADYLVPTTCEVPDPVILHMETPSPFTPLGAKGLGEGNNMSTPVCIANAVADALGRADIVLPLTPSRVMDLIGIDDPAPSRGSAAAAMPSTGKAVAAGQSAPGGKGAKGGKALSAQGEILLPATPEAVFAVLLDPVALARVIPGCNALDSIGPNRYRADVTVGIGMIKARYAAEVALSEIEPPRRLRLAGSGLSSVGAAKGSGLVSLEPSNGGTLLRYDYEAEVSGKVAAVGGRMLEGAAKIVLKQLFEQLGRQAGGQAAATTPPSWWRRLLQLFGGAQ; translated from the coding sequence ATGAGCGTGTCCCCCGCCACCGACGCCACCGTGCGTCCCCATCTCGGCCGACCGGCCCAGCGCGTGGAAGACCGCGCGCTGTTGACCGGCCGCGGACGCTATGGCGACGATGCGCCCGTGCGCGCCGACACGCTGCACGCGGCCGTGCTGCGTTCCCCGCATGCGCACGCCAGGCTGCTCGCGGTGCGCACGGCCCGCGCCGAAGCCCTGCCCGGCGTCCGCGCGGTGCTCACGGGGGCCGACGTGCAGCGTTGGTCGAAACCCTTCATCGTCGGCGTCAAGGCGCCGATGGATTTGTGGGCGCTGGCGGTCGACAAGGTGCGCTATGTCGGCGAGCCGCTCGCCGTCGTAGTGGCCGAGAGCCGCTACCTGGCGGAGGACGCGCTGGAACTGATCGAGGCCGAGTACGAGACATTGCCCGTCGTGGTCGACATCGAATCGGCCGCGGCGGACGGCGCGCCCGTGTTGCACGAGCGCGTGGGCAGCAACGTGGTGAGCGACCGAAGCTTCTGCTATGGCGACCCCGACGCCGCCTTTGCAGCCGCGCCGCACCGCGTCGCGCTCACGGTGAATTTCCCGCGCAATTCCTGCACGCCGATCGAGACGGCCGTGGTCATCGCCGAGTTCGTTTCGGAGCAGGACGGCTACGACATCCAGTCCAACTTCATGGGCCCGTTCTCGCTGCACACCGTGATGGCGATGGCGCTCAAGGTGCCGGGCAACCGGCTGCGGCACCGCACCTTCGCCGACTCGGGCGGCAGCTTCGGCGTCAAGCAGGCAGTGATGGCGCCGGCAGTGCTGATGTGCCTGGCCGCGCGCAAGGCCGGCGCACCGGTGAAATGGGTCGAAGACCGGCTCGAACACCTCACCGCCGCGACATCCGCCACTGGCCGGCTGTGCCACGCCGAAGCGGCAGTCGAGGCCGATGGCCGCATCGTCGCGCTGTCGCTCGACCAGTTCGACGACTGCGGCGGCTACCTGCGCGCGCCGGAACCGGCCACCTTCTACCGCATGCACGGCTGCCTGACGGGCGCCTATGCCATCGAGCACCTGCGCGTGCGCAACCGCGTGGTGCTAACCAACAAGACGCCGACCGGCCTGGTGCGCGGCTTCGGCGGGCCGCAGGTGTACTACGCACTCGAACGGCTGGTGCAGCGCGTCTCGGTCGAACTAGGGCTCGACCCGCTCGACGTGTACCGACGCAACTTCATTGCTGCCGATGCATTCCCCTATCGCGCAGCGGCCGGCGCGTTGCTCGATTCCGGCGACTACCAGGCCGCACTCGCCCTGGCGGTGCGCGACGGCGGCATCGCCGAGCTGCGGCAGCGGCAAGACGCGGCGCGGGCCGAAGGCCGGCTCTATGGCATCGGCTTCGCGGCGATCGTCGAGCCCTCCATCTCCAACATGGGCTACATCACGACCGCCCTGCCGCGCGAGCAACGCGCCAAGGCAGGCCCGAAGAACGGCGGCATCGCCACGGCCACGGTCGGTATCGATCCGCTCGGCGGGCTCAACGTCGTGGTGGCGTCGTCGCCCGCGGGCCAGGGCCATCGCACGGTGTGCGCGCAGGTCGCGGCCGATGTGTTCGGCGTCGATCCGTCGGACGTTTCGGTCAACGTCGAATTCGACACGCAGAAAGACGCGTGGTCGGTGGCCGCCGGCAACTATTCGAGCCGCTTCGCCGGCGCGGTGGCAGGCGCGCTGCACCTGGCCTGCACGCGGCTGCGCGACAAGCTCGCGGGCATCGCCGCGGCATCGCTGGGCTGCGCTGCATCGGACGTGGTCTTCGCTGGCGGCAAGGTGTACGCCGGCGCAGCGCCCGAGCGCAGCCTGCCCTTCACCCGCTTCGCTGCCAGCCCGCACTGGGCGCCCGGCTTGCTGCCGGCGGGCACCGATCCCGGCCTGCGTGAAACCGCCTTCTGGACCCCGCCGCAACTCACCGCACCCGACGACGACGACCGCGTCAACACCTCGGCCGCATACGGATTCGCGTTCGACGTGTGCGCGGTGGAAGTCGACCACAACACCGGCCGCGTGCGCATCGACCGCTACGTCACCACGCACGACGCCGGCACACTGCTCAACCCGGCCTTGGCCGACGGGCAGATCCGCGGCGCATTCGCCCAAGGCCTGGGCGCGGCGCTGATGGAAGAGTTTCGCTACGGCGCCGACGGCAGTTTCCAGTCCGGCACCTTCGCAGACTACCTGGTGCCCACCACCTGCGAGGTGCCCGACCCGGTGATCCTGCACATGGAAACACCGAGCCCCTTCACGCCGTTGGGCGCGAAGGGACTGGGCGAAGGCAACAACATGAGCACGCCGGTGTGCATCGCCAATGCCGTGGCCGACGCGCTAGGCCGCGCCGACATCGTGCTACCGCTGACACCGTCACGCGTGATGGACCTGATCGGTATCGACGACCCCGCGCCGTCGCGCGGCAGTGCGGCTGCGGCAATGCCATCGACCGGCAAGGCCGTGGCTGCCGGCCAATCCGCTCCCGGCGGCAAGGGCGCCAAGGGGGGCAAGGCACTCTCGGCGCAGGGCGAGATCCTGCTGCCCGCCACGCCGGAGGCGGTGTTCGCCGTGCTGCTCGATCCGGTTGCGCTGGCGCGTGTGATTCCCGGCTGCAATGCGCTGGATTCGATCGGCCCCAACCGCTACCGCGCCGACGTGACGGTGGGCATCGGCATGATCAAGGCACGCTACGCGGCCGAGGTGGCGCTCAGCGAGATCGAGCCGCCGCGCCGGCTTCGCCTCGCGGGCTCGGGCCTGTCGAGCGTGGGCGCGGCCAAGGGCAGCGGCCTGGTGTCGCTGGAGCCCAGCAACGGCGGCACGCTGCTGCGCTATGACTACGAGGCCGAGGTCTCGGGCAAGGTCGCGGCAGTCGGCGGGCGCATGCTGGAAGGCGCGGCCAAGATCGTGCTCAAGCAGCTCTTCGAACAGCTCGGCCGGCAGGCCGGGGGCCAAGCCGCCGCGACGACACCGCCCTCCTGGTGGCGGCGCCTTTTGCAACTTTTCGGAGGCGCGCAATGA
- a CDS encoding FAD binding domain-containing protein codes for MKPAAFDYVRAETADEAVQQLRSLGTDARILAGGQSLMAVLNMRLAQPSALIDISRTADLTYVRAERGMLAVGAAATQGSVEWRKTLAQEVPLLAQAFPLISHFQIRNRGTVCGSVAHADPSAEIPLVLLALGGEVVLRNASKRRTLPAPDFFQGMLMTARAPDELLEEVRFPLAAAGQRSAFTEFSARHGDFAIVSVAAVADASGVRLAVGGVADRPRLAQWPAALRGAELEGVLNDFAWELEAQEDAHASATFRRHLVRRLGAQVLRQVMENPA; via the coding sequence ATGAAGCCCGCGGCCTTCGACTACGTGCGCGCCGAAACGGCCGACGAGGCCGTGCAGCAATTGCGCTCGCTGGGCACCGATGCGCGCATCCTGGCCGGCGGCCAGTCGCTGATGGCGGTGCTCAACATGCGCCTCGCGCAACCGAGCGCGCTGATCGACATCTCGCGCACCGCCGACCTGACCTACGTGCGCGCCGAGCGCGGCATGCTCGCTGTGGGCGCGGCCGCGACGCAAGGCAGCGTCGAGTGGCGCAAGACACTCGCGCAGGAAGTGCCGCTGCTGGCGCAGGCCTTCCCGCTGATCTCGCATTTCCAGATCCGCAACCGCGGCACGGTCTGCGGGTCGGTCGCGCATGCCGACCCCAGCGCCGAGATTCCGCTGGTGCTGCTGGCGCTCGGCGGCGAGGTGGTGCTGCGCAACGCGTCGAAGCGCCGCACGCTGCCCGCGCCCGATTTCTTCCAGGGCATGTTGATGACGGCGCGCGCGCCCGACGAGCTGCTCGAAGAGGTGCGCTTTCCGCTCGCGGCCGCCGGCCAGCGCAGCGCATTCACGGAGTTCTCGGCCCGGCACGGCGACTTCGCCATCGTGTCGGTGGCTGCGGTGGCCGACGCAAGCGGCGTGCGCCTCGCGGTGGGCGGCGTGGCCGACCGGCCGCGCCTCGCGCAGTGGCCAGCCGCCCTGCGCGGCGCCGAGCTCGAAGGTGTCCTGAACGACTTCGCCTGGGAACTGGAAGCGCAGGAAGACGCGCACGCCAGCGCCACCTTCCGCCGTCACCTGGTTCGCCGCCTCGGCGCACAGGTGCTTCGCCAAGTCATGGAGAACCCGGCATGA
- a CDS encoding (2Fe-2S)-binding protein → MKTIDRDTLHTVRLHLNGTARSAPCTPRMLLSDFLRDGLGATGTHVGCEHGVCGACTVQIDGVASRSCMTLAVQAEGRDIATVEGLCDPDGPMSDLQEAFKRHHALQCGFCTAGILMSCDDYLRRRPDPNEADVRDMLSGHLCRCTGYTPIVQAVLETAALRRAHPPADALTED, encoded by the coding sequence ATGAAAACGATCGACCGCGACACCCTGCACACGGTGCGCCTGCACCTCAACGGCACCGCACGCAGTGCGCCCTGCACGCCGCGCATGCTGCTGTCGGACTTCCTGCGCGACGGCCTCGGCGCCACCGGCACGCACGTCGGCTGCGAGCACGGCGTGTGCGGCGCATGCACGGTGCAAATCGACGGCGTGGCGAGCCGTTCGTGCATGACCCTGGCGGTGCAGGCCGAAGGCCGTGACATCGCCACCGTCGAAGGCCTGTGCGACCCCGACGGCCCGATGTCGGACCTGCAGGAAGCCTTCAAGCGCCACCACGCGTTGCAGTGCGGCTTCTGCACCGCCGGCATCCTGATGTCCTGCGACGACTACCTGCGGCGCCGCCCCGACCCCAACGAGGCCGACGTGCGCGACATGCTCTCCGGCCACCTCTGTCGCTGCACCGGCTACACGCCCATCGTCCAGGCGGTGCTGGAAACAGCGGCGCTGCGCCGGGCGCATCCCCCGGCCGACGCCCTCACGGAAGACTGA
- a CDS encoding AMP-binding protein, which yields MLDLGTTFLQSVERSPHALALVDDGVRLTYVQWHDQVARVAAGLSALGLGRGDRLLSVLQNRHEAATLHWACQFLGVVVVPLNWRAKPEEVDYCIADADVKAVFFEGASADAVLYSSGARTLLRIAVGLPDNDDATSTWAELLSAEPTALESAADADDVSLMLYTSGTTGKPKGVPRRHRQERAAALAHVAQNLYRRGERTLGVMPLYHTMGVRSLLAMALVDGTFVCMPRFDTQGALALIERERVTCLYLVPTLYHDLLTQRQRSTGVEGPGADIASVTKLGFAGAPMHDALLQRLSRAFEPELFVNHYGSSEVYTVSVDQDAMKKPGSAGRAGLNTRLRIVRLDARSAEERVAPNEEGQIIADLRGDEAFEGYWKRPDANAKSLRNGWYYTGDIGYFDDDGDLYVTGRVDDMIISGGENISPVDIESVISLCPGVGEVAVAGLTDERWGQRVVAFVTRSSGQDALDAQTLDAHCRSSDLPNFKRPREYVFVAEIPKSPVGKILRRKLVAGEYDAPGTPDTPTN from the coding sequence ATGCTCGACCTCGGAACAACTTTTCTTCAAAGCGTGGAGCGCAGCCCGCACGCGCTCGCCCTGGTGGACGACGGCGTGCGGCTGACCTACGTGCAGTGGCACGACCAGGTCGCGCGTGTCGCGGCCGGCCTTTCAGCGCTCGGCCTCGGCCGCGGCGACCGCCTGCTGTCCGTGCTGCAGAACCGCCACGAAGCGGCCACCCTGCACTGGGCCTGCCAGTTCCTTGGCGTGGTTGTGGTGCCGCTCAACTGGCGCGCCAAGCCTGAAGAGGTGGACTACTGCATCGCCGATGCGGACGTGAAGGCGGTGTTCTTCGAAGGCGCCAGCGCGGACGCCGTGCTGTACAGCAGCGGCGCGCGCACCCTGCTGCGCATTGCGGTGGGCCTGCCCGACAACGACGACGCAACCTCGACCTGGGCCGAACTGCTGAGCGCCGAGCCCACCGCACTCGAGTCCGCCGCCGACGCCGACGACGTGTCGCTGATGCTCTACACCTCCGGCACCACCGGCAAGCCCAAGGGCGTGCCGCGCCGGCACCGGCAAGAGCGCGCCGCCGCGCTGGCACACGTCGCACAAAACCTCTACCGCCGCGGCGAACGCACGCTCGGTGTGATGCCGCTCTATCACACGATGGGCGTGCGCTCGCTGCTGGCGATGGCGCTGGTCGACGGCACCTTCGTGTGCATGCCGCGCTTCGACACGCAGGGCGCGCTGGCGCTGATCGAACGCGAGCGCGTCACCTGCCTCTACCTGGTGCCGACGCTCTATCACGACCTGCTCACGCAGCGCCAGCGTAGCACCGGCGTCGAAGGGCCCGGCGCCGACATCGCATCGGTCACCAAGCTCGGCTTTGCCGGCGCGCCCATGCACGACGCGTTGCTGCAGCGCCTGTCGCGCGCCTTCGAGCCCGAGCTCTTCGTCAACCACTACGGCTCGTCGGAGGTCTACACCGTCTCGGTCGACCAGGACGCGATGAAGAAACCCGGCAGCGCCGGCCGCGCGGGACTCAACACGCGACTGCGCATCGTGCGGCTCGATGCGAGAAGCGCCGAAGAGCGCGTGGCACCGAACGAGGAAGGCCAGATCATCGCGGACCTGCGCGGCGACGAAGCCTTCGAGGGCTACTGGAAGCGCCCCGACGCCAATGCCAAGTCGCTGCGCAACGGCTGGTATTACACGGGCGACATCGGCTACTTCGACGACGACGGCGACCTCTACGTCACCGGCCGCGTCGACGACATGATCATCAGCGGCGGCGAGAACATCTCGCCGGTTGACATCGAGTCCGTGATCTCGCTGTGCCCCGGCGTCGGCGAGGTGGCGGTGGCCGGCCTGACCGACGAGCGTTGGGGCCAGCGCGTGGTGGCCTTTGTCACGCGCAGCAGCGGGCAGGACGCGCTCGACGCGCAGACGCTCGATGCCCACTGCCGCAGCTCGGACCTCCCCAACTTCAAGCGGCCGCGCGAGTACGTCTTCGTGGCCGAGATCCCAAAGTCGCCGGTCGGAAAGATCCTGCGCCGCAAGCTGGTGGCAGGGGAATACGACGCCCCAGGCACCCCCGACACCCCGACGAACTGA
- a CDS encoding UbiD family decarboxylase: MNSRIPSPVNTGPFTDLRRWLAHLSETGRMAVIREGVPLEHTLAAIAKRLDGQRAAYFPKPGGHEVPVVSGFMSRRAWIAEAMGVPEAELLQRFRDAADQPLPWREVPTDEAPCQQVVHRDRDVRDVLPVPTHSEHDNGPYITAGLVIARNPSTGIQNVSINRIQVHSKERMAILMLPRHLWAFYNEAEARNEALDVAVVIGIDPLTLLASQAIAPIDSDELEIAGALHGAPLKVVKCLTSEVRVPADSEIVIEGRILPGVREAEGPFGEFPRYYSAREHREVIQVEAVTHRRNPIYHTIVPAEMEHLLLGSIPREATLLAHLQRSFPNVLDVHLAVGGVGRYHLYIKIRKTHEGQPKNVICAAFGAHYDLKQVIVVDDDVQVHDPLQVEWAVATRFQADRDLVVIAGAQGSVLDPSTTVGQDFTDGAPPAHLQGLSAKMGLDATRPVVYHEHVFTKVRVPGEEDIDLHAAIDSTRRIDFLAAATPGAAP; this comes from the coding sequence ATGAACTCTCGCATCCCCTCTCCCGTCAACACCGGGCCCTTCACCGACTTGCGCCGCTGGCTCGCGCACCTGAGCGAGACCGGCCGTATGGCCGTGATCCGCGAAGGCGTGCCGCTCGAGCACACGCTGGCCGCCATCGCCAAGCGACTCGACGGCCAGCGGGCCGCGTACTTCCCGAAGCCCGGGGGCCACGAGGTGCCGGTGGTGTCAGGGTTCATGTCGCGCCGTGCCTGGATCGCCGAAGCCATGGGCGTGCCCGAGGCCGAACTGCTGCAGCGCTTTCGTGATGCGGCTGACCAGCCGCTGCCCTGGCGCGAAGTGCCGACGGACGAAGCACCGTGCCAGCAGGTAGTACACCGCGACCGCGACGTGCGCGATGTGCTGCCGGTGCCGACGCACAGCGAGCACGACAACGGCCCGTATATCACGGCCGGACTGGTCATCGCGCGCAACCCCTCGACCGGCATACAGAACGTGTCGATCAACCGCATCCAGGTGCATTCGAAGGAGCGCATGGCGATCCTCATGCTGCCGCGGCACCTTTGGGCTTTCTACAACGAGGCCGAAGCGCGCAACGAGGCGCTCGACGTGGCGGTGGTGATCGGCATCGACCCGCTCACGCTGCTGGCCTCCCAGGCCATCGCGCCGATCGATTCCGACGAACTTGAAATTGCCGGCGCGCTGCACGGCGCACCCCTGAAGGTGGTCAAGTGCCTGACGAGCGAAGTGCGGGTGCCGGCCGACAGCGAGATCGTGATCGAGGGCCGCATCCTGCCCGGCGTTCGCGAGGCCGAGGGCCCCTTCGGCGAGTTCCCGCGGTACTACAGCGCGCGTGAGCACCGCGAGGTGATCCAGGTCGAGGCCGTCACGCACCGGCGCAACCCGATCTACCACACCATCGTGCCGGCCGAGATGGAGCACCTGCTGCTGGGCTCGATCCCGCGCGAGGCCACGCTGCTCGCGCATCTGCAGCGCAGCTTTCCCAACGTGCTGGACGTGCACCTCGCCGTCGGCGGCGTCGGCCGCTACCACCTCTACATCAAGATCCGCAAGACGCACGAGGGCCAGCCCAAAAACGTGATCTGCGCGGCGTTCGGCGCGCACTACGACCTCAAGCAGGTGATCGTGGTCGACGACGACGTGCAGGTGCATGACCCGCTGCAGGTCGAATGGGCCGTCGCGACGCGCTTCCAGGCCGACCGCGACCTCGTCGTCATCGCCGGTGCGCAGGGTTCGGTGCTCGACCCGTCGACGACCGTGGGCCAGGACTTCACCGACGGCGCGCCGCCAGCGCATCTGCAGGGCCTGAGCGCCAAGATGGGACTGGACGCGACGCGGCCCGTGGTCTACCACGAGCACGTCTTCACCAAGGTGCGCGTGCCGGGGGAAGAGGACATCGACCTCCATGCGGCCATCGACAGCACCCGGCGCATCGACTTCCTCGCCGCTGCGACGCCCGGTGCAGCGCCATGA
- a CDS encoding UbiX family flavin prenyltransferase: MTKRLIIAITGASGTVYGVRLLQLLRAMPDWETHLMMSASGALTASQEFDMKRADIEALADVVHNVKDIGAAVSSGSFRTAGMVIAPCSMKTLAGVAHGIADNLITRAADVVLKERRRLVVMARETPLNLSHLRNMTAVTEMGGIVFPPVPAFYARPNSIDDLVDHTVGRVLDLFDIDHNDLVKRWEGLQRPAYAA; the protein is encoded by the coding sequence ATGACGAAGCGCCTCATCATCGCGATCACCGGCGCGAGCGGCACCGTCTACGGCGTGCGCCTGCTGCAGTTGCTGCGCGCCATGCCCGATTGGGAGACGCACCTGATGATGTCCGCCTCCGGCGCGCTCACCGCATCGCAGGAGTTCGACATGAAGCGCGCCGACATCGAGGCGCTCGCCGACGTCGTGCACAACGTCAAGGACATCGGCGCGGCCGTCTCCAGCGGGTCTTTTCGCACGGCCGGCATGGTGATCGCGCCCTGCTCGATGAAGACACTGGCCGGCGTGGCGCATGGAATCGCAGACAACCTCATCACCCGCGCCGCCGACGTGGTGTTGAAGGAGCGCCGACGGCTGGTGGTGATGGCGCGCGAGACGCCCCTGAACCTTTCGCACCTGCGCAACATGACGGCCGTCACCGAGATGGGCGGCATCGTCTTTCCGCCAGTGCCGGCCTTCTATGCAAGGCCGAACTCCATCGACGACCTCGTCGACCACACCGTGGGCCGCGTACTCGACCTGTTCGACATCGATCACAACGATCTCGTCAAGCGATGGGAAGGCCTGCAGCGGCCTGCCTACGCCGCCTGA
- a CDS encoding enoyl-CoA hydratase/isomerase family protein, with translation MTSLTHPAQTLLDKLDGFRVEIDPARERADVVLQRPPYNIISMPQRDQLRLVFESLDENPAVRVIVLRAEGEHFSSGGDIKGFLEASPEHVSKLAWNIAAAARCSKPVIAANRGYCFGVGFEISLACDFRIVSETTRYALPEQKLGQIPGSGGSARLQKMVGITRTKDIVMRSRRITGKQAYEWGVATECVPDAELEAATDRLVDELRGFSPLAQRTAKKLLNDTDDATLTVAIELEGHSYSRLRSSDDFREGVEAFHGKRDPKFRGS, from the coding sequence ATGACTTCGCTCACCCACCCCGCCCAGACCCTGCTCGACAAGCTCGACGGTTTTCGCGTCGAGATCGACCCGGCCCGCGAACGCGCCGACGTCGTGCTGCAGCGACCGCCCTACAACATCATCTCGATGCCGCAGCGCGACCAGCTGCGCCTGGTGTTCGAGTCACTTGACGAGAACCCCGCGGTGCGAGTGATCGTGCTGCGCGCCGAGGGCGAGCACTTCTCCAGCGGCGGCGACATCAAGGGCTTCCTCGAGGCCTCGCCCGAGCATGTGTCGAAGCTGGCCTGGAACATCGCCGCGGCCGCACGCTGCAGCAAGCCGGTGATCGCGGCCAACCGCGGCTACTGCTTCGGCGTCGGCTTCGAGATTTCGCTGGCCTGCGACTTCCGCATCGTCTCAGAGACTACGCGCTATGCGCTGCCCGAGCAGAAGCTGGGCCAGATCCCCGGCTCCGGCGGATCGGCGCGGCTGCAGAAGATGGTCGGCATCACGCGCACCAAGGACATCGTGATGCGCTCGCGCCGCATCACGGGCAAGCAGGCCTACGAATGGGGCGTGGCCACCGAGTGCGTGCCCGACGCCGAGCTGGAAGCCGCCACCGACCGCCTGGTGGACGAACTGCGCGGCTTCTCGCCGCTCGCGCAGCGCACCGCCAAGAAGCTGTTGAACGACACCGACGACGCGACCCTGACAGTGGCGATCGAACTGGAGGGCCACAGCTACAGCCGCCTGCGCAGTTCGGACGATTTCCGCGAAGGCGTCGAAGCTTTCCATGGCAAACGCGATCCGAAGTTCCGCGGCAGCTGA
- a CDS encoding GMC family oxidoreductase: MANAIRSSAAAEPVAHSISAAAVASDAASSAGRFDYVIVGGGSAGCVLANRLSADPAVRVALIEAGPDTPPGAVPEAILDSYPMPVFHGDKWIWPALRARATADAAPRVYEQGRVMGGSSSINVQSANRGLPRDYDDWAASGAHGWAWDDVLPYFRKLERDLNFPGGVLHGADGPIPIRRILPQDWPAFGRAFAKGMSATGLPVLQDQNAEFGDGYFASAFSNEDDRRATTATAYLDTATRRRPNLSIHAGLQVERLAFEGVRACGVVAMDRTNGARLKFDAGEVVLSAGALQSPALLLRAGIGDAESLAWLGIGCIRHLRGVGRNLQDHPALTFCHFLEAPMRMPLARRRASMVAARLSSGVDPAEPSDLYLSSATRAAWHALGNRLGLFFLWCNRPHSRGRLQLQSPDPFAAPLADLNLLEDPRDMERLAVGVRLLAQIVAASGLGDSADGAARDFFPAAFSARVKALSRVGRANAWATSLLGMFLDIPAPLRRALVERFFTKGLSVQALLADEAALHGFIRENVFGVWHASGTCRMGPAGDAQAVTDNAGRVHGTAGLRVVDASLMPRLPSANTNIPTIMLAEKIADAMTHRH, from the coding sequence ATGGCAAACGCGATCCGAAGTTCCGCGGCAGCTGAGCCTGTGGCGCACAGCATCTCGGCGGCCGCGGTCGCCTCGGACGCGGCTTCGTCGGCGGGGCGGTTCGACTACGTGATCGTCGGCGGCGGATCGGCGGGCTGCGTGCTCGCGAATCGGCTTTCGGCCGATCCCGCGGTGCGCGTCGCCCTCATCGAAGCCGGGCCGGATACGCCGCCCGGCGCCGTGCCCGAGGCGATCCTCGACAGCTATCCAATGCCGGTGTTCCACGGCGACAAATGGATCTGGCCGGCGCTGCGCGCGCGTGCGACCGCCGACGCCGCACCGCGCGTCTACGAGCAGGGCCGCGTGATGGGCGGCAGCTCCAGCATCAACGTGCAGTCGGCCAATCGCGGCCTGCCGCGCGACTACGACGACTGGGCCGCGTCCGGCGCGCATGGCTGGGCATGGGACGACGTGCTGCCGTACTTCCGCAAGCTTGAGCGTGACCTGAACTTTCCGGGCGGTGTGTTGCATGGTGCCGACGGCCCGATCCCGATCCGGCGCATCTTGCCGCAGGACTGGCCAGCATTCGGCCGCGCGTTTGCAAAAGGCATGAGCGCCACCGGCCTGCCTGTGCTGCAAGACCAGAACGCGGAATTCGGTGACGGTTACTTCGCCAGTGCGTTTTCCAACGAGGACGACCGCCGCGCCACCACCGCCACCGCCTACCTCGACACGGCCACGCGCCGGCGCCCCAACCTGTCCATCCATGCGGGCCTGCAGGTGGAGCGGCTGGCGTTCGAAGGCGTGCGCGCGTGCGGCGTCGTCGCGATGGACCGCACGAACGGCGCACGCCTGAAGTTCGACGCGGGAGAAGTGGTGCTGAGCGCCGGGGCCCTGCAGTCGCCGGCGCTGCTGCTGCGCGCCGGCATCGGCGATGCGGAGTCGCTGGCCTGGCTCGGCATCGGCTGCATTCGCCATCTGCGCGGGGTCGGCCGCAACCTGCAGGACCACCCTGCGCTGACCTTCTGCCATTTCCTGGAAGCGCCCATGCGCATGCCGCTCGCGCGGCGCAGGGCCAGCATGGTGGCAGCGCGGCTTTCGTCCGGGGTCGATCCAGCCGAACCGTCGGACCTTTACCTGTCGAGCGCAACGCGCGCGGCATGGCACGCGCTCGGCAACCGCCTGGGGCTGTTCTTCCTGTGGTGCAACCGGCCGCATTCGCGCGGACGCCTGCAGTTGCAATCGCCGGACCCGTTCGCCGCCCCGCTGGCCGACCTGAACCTGCTGGAAGATCCGCGGGACATGGAGCGCCTGGCCGTTGGCGTGCGGCTGCTGGCGCAAATCGTTGCGGCCTCCGGCCTCGGTGACAGCGCAGATGGTGCGGCGCGCGACTTCTTTCCGGCCGCGTTCTCGGCGCGAGTGAAGGCGCTGAGCCGGGTCGGCCGCGCCAACGCGTGGGCCACGTCTCTGCTCGGCATGTTCCTCGACATTCCCGCGCCGCTGCGTCGTGCATTGGTCGAGCGCTTCTTCACCAAGGGCCTGAGCGTGCAGGCATTGCTGGCCGATGAAGCCGCCCTGCACGGCTTCATCCGCGAGAACGTGTTCGGCGTATGGCACGCCAGCGGCACCTGTCGGATGGGACCGGCCGGGGACGCACAGGCCGTGACTGACAACGCCGGCCGCGTCCATGGCACGGCCGGGCTTCGCGTGGTCGATGCATCCCTGATGCCGCGTCTACCGTCGGCCAACACCAACATTCCCACCATCATGCTCGCCGAAAAGATTGCGGACGCGATGACCCACAGGCATTAG